The Scylla paramamosain isolate STU-SP2022 unplaced genomic scaffold, ASM3559412v1 Contig31, whole genome shotgun sequence genome contains a region encoding:
- the LOC135097785 gene encoding mitochondrial glycine transporter A-like, translated as MHGEAPHHKSSTTTPNSSSSSSSSSSSSSVKVLLVSQEPKTKMAVFDAVTVSPLVKSFLAGSFSGTCSTILFQPLDLVKTRIQTAITLPSGGSNGGSGSVGMLATAGRVVRNERLFGLWKGMTPSILRCVPGVGLYFSSLSWLKTTFCEGQPGPLQAVGLGVAARTLTGVTLIPITVIKTRYESGVYTYSSMREAVCTIYMKEGPRGLTRGLLATLLRDAPFSGLYLMFYTQTKRHIPLRYMDSNLSPALHFTCGVVAGLLASAVTQPFDVVKTKMQLYPHKFTSFHQAVVYVNHKYGPRGYFKGLVPRMLRRTLMAAMAWTVYEQITKSFGLK; from the exons ATGCACGGCGAGGCTCCACACCACAAGAGCTCTACTACTACACcaaacagcagtagcagtagcagtagcagtagcagcagcagcagtgttaAAGTTCTGCTGGTTTCTCAAGAACCGAAGACAAAGATGGCTGTATTTGATGCTGTAACTGTG tcCCCTCTGGTGAAGTCCTTCCTGGCTGGGTCTTTCTCAGGGACTTGTTCTACGATATTGTTTCAGCCCCTAGACCTCGTCAAGACCAGAATCCAAACCGCCATTACTCTCCC GTCGGGAGGTAGCAACGGCGGCAGTGGCAGTGTTGGAATGCTGGCAACCGCGGGAAGAGTCGTTAGGAATGAGCGTCTTTTCGGCCTCTGGAAGGGAATGActccg agcATCCTCCGCTGTGTACCTGGTGTGGGTCTCTACTTCTCCTCCCTGAGCTGGCTAAAGACAACCTTCTGTGAGGGACAGCCTGGCCCCCTGCAGGCTGTCGGGTTGGGTGTCGCCGCCCGCACCCTTACTGGAGTCACCCTCATCCCTATCACTGTTATCAAGACCCGATatgag AGTGGAGTTTACACCTACAGCAGTATGAGAGAAGCTGTTTGCAccatatatatgaaagaaggacCAAGAGGACTGACGAGAGGGCTTCTGGCGACCCTACTGCGTGATGCACCCTTCTCGGGGCTTTATCTAATGTTTTATACGCAAACCAAGAGGCACATACCGCTGC GCTACATGGACAGCAACCTATCTCCTGCCCTTCATTTCACCTGTGGGGTTGTCGCTGGCCTCCTTGCCTCAGCCGTGACACAGCCCTTTGACGTAGTGAAGACAAAGATGCAGCTGTATCCACACAAATTCACATCGTTCCATCAGGCTGTCGTCTACGTGAACCACAAGTATGGTCCACGTGGTTACTTCAAGGGGCTAGTTCCACGCATGCTTCGGAGGACGTTGATGGCTGCAATGGCCTGGACCGTTTATGAGCAG attaCCAAGAGTTTTGGCCTCAAGTGA